The window TAGAAGCCGCAAAAATTTTAGGCTTAGAAGATTACTTAAAACGTAAACCCAAGGCATTGTCAGGCGGTCAAAGACAGCGTGTCGCTCTAGGGCGCGCCATTGTCCGTGATGCTAAAGTATTTTTAATGGATGAACCCCTTTCTAATTTAGATGCGAAATTACGTGTGCAAATGCGTGCAGAAATTCAAAAACTACATCAACGTATTCAAACAACAACGATTTATGTAACGCATGACCAAACAGAAGCAATGACTATGGCCACACGTCTCGTTGTGATGAAAGATGGGCTCATTCAACAGATTGGTGCACCGAAGGAAGTATACGACTATCCGAATAATATGTTTGTAGCAGGTTTTATTGGATCACCCTCTATGAATCTATTTCATGGACAGCTCACTGAAAATGAGGTAAAGATAGGAGATTTCAACTTACCTATTCCTGAAAGTTATTTACTAACTCTAAAAGAACAAGGCTATCTAGGGAAAGATATCGTGCTCGGAATACGTCCTGAGGATTTACTACTTACATCCACAACCTCTGCTTATACTTTTGACACCACAGTGGATGTAGCAGAATTACTAGGGGCCGAAGTATTTCTCTACGGTTCATTAGCAGGTCAATCTTTCATTGCCCGTGTAAATGCCGACGCACAATGTCATCCAAATGACCCGGTAACTTTAATGATAAAGGAAAAAAAAATTCACTTTTTTGACCCTCAAACAGAAGTACGGATTTGTTAATCATCTAAGGTTATCCTAAAAGATAAAATCCGCGTAGACGTCGGCGAAGCGTATGGCGACGAAAGCGTGAGTGAAACGTTACAACAGGACCACACGCCTTCGTGATCAACAACCTGTTGCTTTCGCACATAAAACATCTGTTGCTGACGCTTCGCTTTCGCACATAAAACATCTGTTGCTGACGCTTCGCTTTCGCACATAAAACATCTGTTGCCCTGATGCGGCTCGTGCCTTGCCGTGGAAAACGCAGCGGATTTTTACCATAGAGGTAACAATTGATATTGCTTGAAGAACTTTTGGGACAAGCTCATTTTTTTCTTTTTGCTACCTTCTTGTGAAGATTTTGAATCACAGAGCGTGTCTTGTCTAGATAATTGATTGTTTGTTCATAGGAGCTAGTGGCCACGCACATAAATAAAATATCAATAACGTGTAGTTGTGCAAGTCGTGATGATGTAGCACCACTTCTAAAAGTTGCTTCTACATTTGGTGATGTATGCAAACAAATATCTGCTAGGCTAGACACTAGCGAGTTACCATAACGCGTCAGACTAATGGTTGTCGCTGGTGTTTCACTAGCAATTTCTAAAATTTTCGCCACTTCATGGGTTTCACCAGAAAACGATATGCCAACTACCACATCCCCTTCCCCTGCATTTACAACTGCTGTAGCTCCTAAATGCAAGTCCGTCAGTGCCATACTGTTTTTATTAATACGCAAAAATTTTTGGTCTGCATCCATTGCTGCAATACCTGATGCACCAACGCCAAAAAAGAAAATCCGCTTAGCCTGTGATAGTGATGTCACCGCTTTCAATAACTCTTTCTCATCTATTAAGTCTGCCGTTTCTCGTAAAATTTGACTGCTTTGGGTCGTCACCTTTTCTACGATAGATTTTAACGTTTCATTTGGCTCGATATCACGATCATCGACCTTTTCGCGCTGTAAATCTCCTGCAATTCGTAACTTTAGCTCTTGTATACCACTGACATTTAACGATTTACAGAGACGAATCACCGCTGCACCGCTTGTGTTGCTTGCTTCCCCCAACTCAACAGCCGTCATTTTAATGGCTTTCGTCGGATGCTCTAAAATATAAGTAGCCACCTTTCGTTCGGATGGCGGAAGCCTTTCCTCCATTTCCGCAAGCATAATTAATCCTGCATTGATTTTCTCCATGACAATCAACTCCGTTTATCAATATGTATTTCCTCACAAGCAAATAGTTTATGGTTAATGGAGCTACCTCGAAAACCATTTGAGTTAGCTCCATCCAGTAAAGGCCCAGATACACAGTGAATTAAATTAGCGCTGCTTCCTTTATTACAGTCTCTTCTTTAACCCCATTGCCGCCCGTACATGTCCTTCTGATTGTGCCAATAATCGTTCCGCTTCCTCATACGTTGTCTCCATTAATAGCATGATAATGGCTGGCTTCACTTTATAATCACTTTGCACTAATACGCTTTCAGCCTCTTTATAGGAAACACTCGTTGCATCACATACAATCTTTTTTGCACGTTCACGTAATTTAAAATTACTTGCATGAACATCCACCATTAAATTTTTATATACTTTTCCCAGTTTAATCATTGTTGTAGTTGTGATCATATTAAGAATTTGTTTATGGGCAGTTGCCGCCTTCAGTCTTGTAGATCCCGTTAAAATTTCTGGACCTGTCGTAACCTCTATAGCTATATCTGCATATTTACTAATCAT of the Lysinibacillus fusiformis genome contains:
- a CDS encoding MurR/RpiR family transcriptional regulator, which translates into the protein MEKINAGLIMLAEMEERLPPSERKVATYILEHPTKAIKMTAVELGEASNTSGAAVIRLCKSLNVSGIQELKLRIAGDLQREKVDDRDIEPNETLKSIVEKVTTQSSQILRETADLIDEKELLKAVTSLSQAKRIFFFGVGASGIAAMDADQKFLRINKNSMALTDLHLGATAVVNAGEGDVVVGISFSGETHEVAKILEIASETPATTISLTRYGNSLVSSLADICLHTSPNVEATFRSGATSSRLAQLHVIDILFMCVATSSYEQTINYLDKTRSVIQNLHKKVAKRKK
- a CDS encoding ABC transporter ATP-binding protein; protein product: MTELRLAHIYKIYDKNVQAVTDFNLHIHDKEFIVFVGPSGCGKTTTLRMIAGLEDISKGEFYIDDVLMNDVESKDRGIAMVFQSYALYPHMSVYDNMAFSLKLRKVDKKEIDRRVLEAAKILGLEDYLKRKPKALSGGQRQRVALGRAIVRDAKVFLMDEPLSNLDAKLRVQMRAEIQKLHQRIQTTTIYVTHDQTEAMTMATRLVVMKDGLIQQIGAPKEVYDYPNNMFVAGFIGSPSMNLFHGQLTENEVKIGDFNLPIPESYLLTLKEQGYLGKDIVLGIRPEDLLLTSTTSAYTFDTTVDVAELLGAEVFLYGSLAGQSFIARVNADAQCHPNDPVTLMIKEKKIHFFDPQTEVRIC